The sequence below is a genomic window from Gossypium hirsutum isolate 1008001.06 chromosome A11, Gossypium_hirsutum_v2.1, whole genome shotgun sequence.
ATCTATAAGAGAATAAGGTTATTATGATATTCACTATTATCGACCCATAATTTGACTGGGTTCGGGTCGAGTTCtatacaattaatatttcaaGTTCGCGCATGACACCACACAATGTTGGGTTCACATGCCATCACATATGCAAACTCCCATTCGTACAAACATGTGTTAGACCTAAAGTAGGGTACATGTAGACATATATGAAACTTATCTATGACATCACATTTATGAACAATAACTAGATCATATAAATACACACAAAAACACTCAATAGATGTAGTTTTTattcaaatgaaatatataatattatcttatataatgctttatttttatttttattttccatttttcactCTCATACAAACCTATCAACTATTCTCATTACTGCAGTTGAAAGTTCCTCGTAAACTCCCATGTCAAACGTGACACTATTTGGAAAGTTAAACCGTAAAGCCCCCACATTCATCTTACAAACAACTTCTCCTTCGAGCGCTTGTTTCACCAGAAGATTCGTTTGATCATATTCTTTCCCCTTCAATCGGTTCGTCGCAACAGTCAGATTGGTTTTTGCATAGTAAAACCCTTTCCCGCAACCTCGAAGAGCCAATTTCAAGTACTTGTCGCGAGCGCCCGAAGCAAGAGTCGTCATGTTGTTTATCAAGGTCGTGGCTTTGTTGCTTAGACAAGTTATGATGATGGCTGCAATGCCTACTTTATCGGCAGATTGACTTCGAGGATCGGATTTTATGCATTTTATGCAGGTTTCGGGGACTTCAGCATTGTGACATTGGGTTTCAATCAGGGCATCGTCGGCGAAAACGAGGTTTCGCTGGTCGACATTGttgaaaaagatgaaaaggaGGAGAAAAGGAGTAAGATAGTAAGGAGGCAAGAGAATTCCCATGGATGATTTTGTTAAGTTGATATGGAGCTCTTTGTGGTAGTGTTgattatttatatacttagaaTATGAATCTTAACCCTTAAGAGTTCATTTAATAGAatttaagtatattttaaaaaatcattttaaccctttatttatttttggttcttttaaccttttaatttgtattgtttattaaattactcaaaaatagatagaaaagttaatgtttgttaactaTAGTACACGTGTACATcacgttagcaattaattaattttttaaaagttaaaaatattttaaataatagttttatatattttttgataattttaataattttaaattttttaaataattttgtaatattctttgtttctttgaatttttaaaattttaataaattaattaattgttaatgtggcAATCCACATGCAAGCCACATCAGTAAAGttaataaatatgatttttttccatacattttttagtaatttaataaataatgcaAACTTAAAgactaaaagaaacaaaaaaaatatatactaaaataatttttttataaaattgatagagcaaataaattattatgcctataatttattaatttaagtgCTTAGTGTATATTAATAATTAGTGATATTTTATATGGGCAGGTCCACTATATATATGATTGAAAATAactatatatatgataaataaatgaatttatttttttaatttgttttcctatagattttatataaaatataaaaacataccaatcataatatttgttaatttttaaatagaattgttttttaat
It includes:
- the LOC121209402 gene encoding cell wall / vacuolar inhibitor of fructosidase 2, translating into MGILLPPYYLTPFLLLFIFFNNVDQRNLVFADDALIETQCHNAEVPETCIKCIKSDPRSQSADKVGIAAIIITCLSNKATTLINNMTTLASGARDKYLKLALRGCGKGFYYAKTNLTVATNRLKGKEYDQTNLLVKQALEGEVVCKMNVGALRFNFPNSVTFDMGVYEELSTAVMRIVDRFV